The sequence below is a genomic window from Bosea sp. F3-2.
GACATAGATCGCGGTGGCCGCGATCGCCGCGACCGCGATCGCGACGACGCCGCCCACCACGGCGGAACGGATATGGCTGGGCTTCACCCGCGATTCGCGCGGCGGCTGCACCCGCGGGCGGGCGACCTGCGGCTGTGCCGGCTCGGGCAGCGGCTCGCCCTCATCCTCGCCAGTGGCCGCCGGAAGCGGCGCGAATGCCGGCTGCTTCTTGGGCTCGAGCGGGTTCTTGGGCTCGGGCGGGCGCGGCGGCTGCGGGGGAGCTTCGACAGGGCGAACCACCGGGTCCTCAGTGACCGGCTGCTCGGCCGGGGCCTCCTCGTAATCCGCCTCGATCCGGGCGACCGCCTCGTCGAGCGCCAGGCGCTCGCGCATGATCTCGGCCTCGCTCAGCGGCGGATCGAGACCGCGCAGCTGCGCGACGAGCGCCGTCCGCGCCCGGTCATAGATGGCGCGGCGCGTTTCGGCGGAGTTGTCGGGCAGCCCGGCAACGGCGCGTGCCAGGATCGGGTAGAAGTCGGCCATTGGCCTCACTTGTCGCTGATGACGGGCGGCGTCAACCCTCGAAGGGCAGGCTTATCCCTCGAAGGGATTATGGACGAGGATCGTGTCGTCGCGCTCGGGGCTGGTGGAGAGCACAGCGACGGTGGCGCCGATCAGCTCCTCGATGCGGCGGACATATTTGATGGCCTGCGCCGGCAGGTCGGCCCAGGAGCGGGCGTTGGCTGTCGAGCCGTCCCAACCTTGAATCGTCTCGTAGACCGGCTCGACGCGGGCCTGATCGGCCTGGCCGGCCGGCAGGTGCTCCAGCACCTGGCCGTCGAGCCTGTAGCCGACGCAGACCTTGATCTCCTCGAAGCCGTCCAGGATGTCGAGCTTGGTGAGCGCAATGCCGTCGATGCCGGAGGTCTTGACCGTCTGGCGCACCAGGCAGGCGTCGAACCAGCCGCAGCGGCGCTTGCGGCCGGTGACGACGCCGAATTCCTTGCCCTTCTGACCGATCAGCTCGCCGATCTCGTCGAAGAGCTCGGTCGGGAAGGGGCCTTCGCCGACGCGGGTGGTGTAGGCCTTGGCGATGCCGAGCACATAGCCGACGGCGGAGGGGCCCAGCCCCGAGCCGGTCGCGGCCTGGCCGGCGACGATGTTCGAGGAGGTGACGAAGGGATAAGTGCCGTGGTCGACGTCGAGCAGCGCGCCCTGCGCACCCTCGAACAGGATGCGCCTGCCGGCGCGGCGCTGCGCATCGAGCAGCGCCCAGACCGTGTCGGCATAGGGCAGCACCTCGGCGGCGATCGCCTTGAGCTGCGTCAGCAGCTCCTTGGCATCGACCTCGCCGATACCGAGGCCGCGGCGCAGCGCGTTGTGATGGGCTAGCAGCCGCTCGATCTTGGCTTCGAGCAGGGCGGGGTCCTTGAGGTCGATGACGCGGATGGCGCGGCGGCCGACCTTGTCTTCATAGGCCGGGCCGATGCCGCGCTTGGTCGTGCCGATCTTCATACCGGCATTCGAGGTCTCGCGGAAATGGTCGAGCTCGCGGTGCAGCGGCAGGATCAGCGTGGCGTTGTCGGCGATGCGCAGATTATCCGGCGAGATCGCGACGCCCTGGGCACGCAGCCGGCCGATCTCCTCGACGAGGTGCCAGGGATCGACGACGACGCCGTTGCCGATGACGGAGAGCTTGCCAGGACGGACGATGCCGGAGGGCAGCAGCGAGAGCTTGTAGGTGACACCGTCGATGACGAGGGTATGGCCGGCATTATGGCCGCCCTGGAACCTGACCACGACATCGGCCTGGCTGGAGAGCCAGTCGACGATCTTGCCCTTGCCCTCGTCGCCCCACTGGGCGCCGACCACCACAACATTCGCCATGAGCGGAGTTTCCCTGCTTGTTCCGCGTTGACCGCGCAAGCACCCACGGAAATGCAAAACCCCGGCGCAAGGCCGGGGTTCGGGGCAGGTCCTTGCAAGCCCTCATGGGCCAATGTGGCGCGCAGGTCAAGGTTTCAGGCTGTCGGGACAGCGATTTCGCGAGGCAAAACGCCTGAGCATGGCCGGTCTGCGGCATCCGCGCAGTAATGCTGCCGCAATCGGGCGTAAGGGCTATGCTGCGGATCGGGACAGCGCGCGCAGCCTGCTTCCCGATGCCGCAGGAGAGGGGAATCCATCGATCATGACCAAGCTCGACGACTGGCTCGGCCAGCACCATGCCGCGTTCACGGCGATCCGCCGGGACATCCACTCCCATCCCGAACTCGGCCTGGAAGAGGTGCGCACCGCCAAGCTCGTCGCGGACAAGCTGCGCGAATGGGGCGTCGAGGTCGCCGAGAACGTCGGCAAGACCGGTGTCGTCGGTGTCATCCGCGGCAACCAGCCGGGCGAGCGCGCCATCGGCCTGCGCGCCGACATGGACTGCCTGGCGCTGGAGGAGACGACCAACCTTCCCTATTCCTCGCGCAACCACGGCCGGATGCATGCCTGCGGCCATGACGGGCACACCACGATGCTGCTCGCGGCCGCGCAGTACCTCGCCGAGAACCGGGATTTCGCCGGCACCGTCAACCTGATCTTCCAGCCGGCCGAGGAAGGCCGAGGCGGCGCCAACGCCATGCTGGCGGACGGCCTGTTCGAGCGCTTCCCCTGCGACGCGATCTACGGGCTGCACAATACGCCCGGCATGCCGGCTTCCACATTCGGCACCACGGTCGGCCCGTTCCTCGCGGCGGCGGATAGCTGGAAGGTCGCCTTTCACGGCGTCGGCGGCCATGGCGGCTCGCAGCCGCATCGCTCCACCGACATCACCTATGCGCAGGCGCATTTCGTGCTCGGCCTGCAGGGCATCATCGGCCGCAACGTCGCCCCGCTCGACACGGCGGTGATCAGCGTCGGCTACATCCATGGCGGCGACGTCAACGCCTCGAACGTCATCCCCTCCGAGCTCGTCATCGGTGGCACGGCCCGCACCTATTCGCAGGAGGTGCGCGACATGGTCGAGCGGCGCATCGCCGATCTCGCGGCTGCGACGGCGCAGGCCTGGGGCTGCAGGGCGGAAGCCCATTACCATCGCGGCACGAGCCCGCTGGTCAACGAGGCCGAGCAGGTCCGGGTCGCGGTCGCGGCAGCGAGCGCGGCGGTCGGGGCCGAGCATGTCAACGGCCAGCTCCGGCCGGGCACCGGCGGCGAGGACTTTGCCGAGATGATGCTGGTGCGGCCCGGCGCCTTCATGCGGATCGGCAACGGCGTCAATCCCGACGGCTCCTTCGTCGGCCTGCACACGCCGCTCTATGACTTCAACGACGCGATCATCCCGGACGGCGTGCGCTACTGGGTCGGCCTCGTCGATCAGGAGCTCGGCCAGGGCCTGCGGGCGATCGCCGCGGAGTAAGACATCACTGCGGCCGGCGTCATGAGATGCCGCCTCGCAAGTCTGACGGGGTGCCCGTGGTTTCCGGCGCTTGCGTCGCCGGGGGAACCGATCTAGAGCACGCGCCGATCAGGTCGCAATGCGATCTGATCGGATCACGCGTTCTCTATCAATAGCTTAGAGACGGATTCACTGATCAGGTTGATTCAACCTGATCGGATCCGGCTCTAGGCGACGGGCTCAGCAGCGGAGCCGTGCCATGAAGACCCTCACCATCTCGACTCTGACCATCTGCGGCATCGAAGAGCTGCCGGGCAACAGCGCCCGCGAGGTGACGCATGTGCTCTCGGTGCTTGACCCCGAGCGGGCCGAGATCGAGGCATTCGGGGCTTACGGCGAGCATCATCGCGTCACGCTGCGCTTCCATGACATCATCGATCCGCGACCCGGCCTGATCATGCCGGCGCCGGAGCATGTCGGCGAGGTCCTGCGCTTCGGTGAGGATCTGCGCGAAACCGCCGCCGCCCGCGTGAAGG
It includes:
- a CDS encoding adenylosuccinate synthase, with amino-acid sequence MANVVVVGAQWGDEGKGKIVDWLSSQADVVVRFQGGHNAGHTLVIDGVTYKLSLLPSGIVRPGKLSVIGNGVVVDPWHLVEEIGRLRAQGVAISPDNLRIADNATLILPLHRELDHFRETSNAGMKIGTTKRGIGPAYEDKVGRRAIRVIDLKDPALLEAKIERLLAHHNALRRGLGIGEVDAKELLTQLKAIAAEVLPYADTVWALLDAQRRAGRRILFEGAQGALLDVDHGTYPFVTSSNIVAGQAATGSGLGPSAVGYVLGIAKAYTTRVGEGPFPTELFDEIGELIGQKGKEFGVVTGRKRRCGWFDACLVRQTVKTSGIDGIALTKLDILDGFEEIKVCVGYRLDGQVLEHLPAGQADQARVEPVYETIQGWDGSTANARSWADLPAQAIKYVRRIEELIGATVAVLSTSPERDDTILVHNPFEG
- a CDS encoding amidohydrolase — translated: MTKLDDWLGQHHAAFTAIRRDIHSHPELGLEEVRTAKLVADKLREWGVEVAENVGKTGVVGVIRGNQPGERAIGLRADMDCLALEETTNLPYSSRNHGRMHACGHDGHTTMLLAAAQYLAENRDFAGTVNLIFQPAEEGRGGANAMLADGLFERFPCDAIYGLHNTPGMPASTFGTTVGPFLAAADSWKVAFHGVGGHGGSQPHRSTDITYAQAHFVLGLQGIIGRNVAPLDTAVISVGYIHGGDVNASNVIPSELVIGGTARTYSQEVRDMVERRIADLAAATAQAWGCRAEAHYHRGTSPLVNEAEQVRVAVAAASAAVGAEHVNGQLRPGTGGEDFAEMMLVRPGAFMRIGNGVNPDGSFVGLHTPLYDFNDAIIPDGVRYWVGLVDQELGQGLRAIAAE